The DNA segment AATACTTTATCCGTATCATCAAACTCAACAACTTCCCCCATAAGGAAAAATGCCGTCTTCTCCGATACCCGTGCCGCTTGATGCATATTGTGTGTAACGATAATAATGCAGTACTCTTTCTTCAAATCGGCGATTAGCTCCTCGATTTTAGATGTAGACACAGGATCAAGCGCAGAGGCAGGTTCATCCATCAAAATAATGCTTGGATTGACAGCAATCGATCTTGCAATGCACAGCCGCTGCTGCTGCCCGCCAGACAACGAAAGTGCTGAACGGTGCAGCCTGTCCTTCGTTTCGTCCCACAAAGCAGCCTTCGTCAAAGATTCCTCAACGATCTGATCTAGCTTCTTCTTATCCTTAATCCCATGGTAACGGGGACCAAATGCAATGTTCTCGTAGATTGATTTATGGAATGGGTTCGGTTTTTGCCAGACCATGCCGATCCTTTGGCGAAGCAGCACCACGTCGGTCTTAGGATCATTAATATTCTCGTTACCGATCCATATTTCTCCGGTAATTTTTGCGCCGCTAATGAGATCGTTCATTCGGTTCAGACTTCGAAGAAAGGTCGATTTCCCACAGCCGGACGGACCGATCAGCGCCGTAACCTGTTTGGATTCAAAATCAAGAGATACATTCTTAACCGCCTGCTTCTCCCCGTAGTACACGCTCAGATCTTTGACGGAAAGTTCGATATTGCTCATTGAGGCTCCTCCCTATTTCGTTGCTGTAAATTTCTTGTGCATGACACGCCCCAGCCAGCGAGCCAATAGATTGAATGCTAGTACGGTGATTATGAGTACAGCCGAAGCTCCTGCCGCAATTTCCGGAGCGTCCGGTGCCAATCCTTCCGAATTGATCTTCCAGATATGAACGGCCAGTGTCTCAGCCGGGCGGAACGGATTCAGCGGTGACATTGGGCTGAACGGATTCCAATCGGTAAAATCGAGTCTCGGACTACTCATACCTGCCGTAAACAACAGGGCAGCTGCTTCACCAAACACACGGCCCGCCGCGAGAATCGTCCCTGTCAAAATAATCGGCATAGCGATCGGCAACATAATCGAGCGAATCGTCTTCCATTTTGACAGGCCGAGGGCAAGACTAGCCTCCTTCTGAGCAATGGGGACACTGTTCAAGCCCTGTTCCGTAATCCGTACCATCAGCGGCAAGTTAAACACAGTCAGCGCTAGTGCACCGGAGAATAGTGAGAAGCCGAACCCAAATACGTTGACGAAAACAAGCAATCCGAACAAACCGACGACGATTGACGGGAAAGAAGACAACACTTCCACGATAAGCCGGATAAAATCCGTTACTTTGCCTGGCTTGGCATATTCGCTCATATAAATGCCCGCGCCAAGCCCTAACGGAATTGTGATCAATAAGGTCAACACGAGCAGAAACAAAGAATTGAATAGCTGCGGCCCAATTCCGCCGCCCTCTTTAATCGTCTCCGGCGGTGAAGTTAGGAAGTCAAAGCTAATATGTCCCAGTCCCCGGACGAGGATAAATCCAAGCAATCCAGCAAGGATGAGTACGATGAAGCCAGCCAAGGTTACAATAACGGCCGTTGCGATTTTATCTGCTGTTTTTGCACTCATCGATTAGCCCTCCCTTCCAGCCAGCGTACAACGAAGACGAACACGAAGGTCATCATCATGAGAATCAGAGCCAATGTCCAGAGTACATTGTTCTGCATCGTTCCCATGACAGTGTTACCCATACTTAATGTAATAACGCTCGTTAATGTTGATGTGGATTCAAATAGCGAGCCTGGGATATGCGGAGCATTCCCAATGACCATCTGAACGGCCAATGCTTCCCCGAAGGCGCGTGCCATCCCAAGTACGACGCCAGTCATTAAAGCTGGCAGCGTCGTAGGCAGTACTGTGCGATACAGCGTCTGCCATCTCGTTGCTCCTAGCGCATAAGAGCCTTCCTTCAAGCCAGACGGCAAGGCTGCTAGCGCATCTGTAGCAATCGACGTGATTGTCGGTAGAATCATAATAGACAGGACGGTTGCCCCCGCTGCGATCCCTAGGCCCTGTCCCGGAAATACGTCGCGATAAAATGGGACGACCACACTTAAGCCAACAAATCCGTAAACAACAGATGGTATTCCTGCCAGCAATTCAATTACAGGCTGTAAATATTTTCTGCCGATTTTCGGCATGATTTCAATCATGAACAAAGCCGCACAAATACCTAGTGGAGCAGAAATCAGTGCAGCGAGCAGAGATGTACTGAATGATCCAATAATGAATGGTAAGGCGCCAAAAAGTGGAGGTTCTCCGTCAGGCTTCCATTCTTTACTGCCGAAAATCTCCGCAAAACTAATGCCATCTTTTAAGAAAGTGCTTAATCCTTTGGTCGCAACAAAATATACTATCGAAAATATAGTCACTACCAGGAAGACGATGCACAGTGATGTAAATATTTTACCGGTCCATTCTTCGATTAAATGTTGTTTTGGCTTTTGTCTTCTGCCGGTACGAGCCATAAGACCTCTCCCTTTACACAGCACAGAAAGAGGCAGAAGAATCCGCCTCTCGTCTTGCCGATATGATGAAAATAATTATTTATTCGTAATGTTGCCGTCTACATCGCGTGAAACTTGCATAGATGAGACTGGAATATATCCAAGCTCAACAACATCGTTATTTTGCACATCATCGGAAGCCATGTAGTCAAGGAATGCTTTTACGACTTCATTTGGCTCGCCTTTTGTATACATATGTTGATAAGCCCATATTGGATAGCTGCCGTTAGCAACATTTTCTACATTCGCTTCAACGCCTTCATAATTCACACTCTTGATAGAGCCATCCAAGTAGGAGAGGGCTAGATAGCCGATCGCTCCAGGTGTCTCTTTCACAAGCTTCTTAACGTTACCCGAGGATTCCTCTTGAATGGAGCCCTTAAGGTCTCCTGTTTTTGTGCCTAAGGCGTACTTCTCAAACGTTGAACGAGTACCCGAGCTTGATGGTCTATTTACGATTTGAATTTTTTGATCCTGGCCGCCAACTTCACTCCAGTTTGTAATTTCACCTGTGAAGATGCCAACCAATTGATCCTTCGTAAGATTATCAACAGTAATCTCAGGATTAATAACTGCAGCCATTGCAACAACAGCTACTTGATGACTAACCAATTCTCCCGCTTGAGCTGCATCCAGCTTCTCTTCTGCAAACACATCGGAGTTACCAATGTCAGCTTGTCCACCGGATACTTGAGTCAATCCTGTACCGCTACCTCCACCTTGCACTTGGATAGAAACCTTTGGATTTTGATCCATGAACTTCTTGGATGCCTGATCCACTAGAGGTTGAAGTGCGGAAGAACCAACAGCCAGGATAGAACCGGACAGTTCGGAGGATGCCTCATTACCCGAGCCCTCATTAGTAGTACCTGGAGCATCCGCGGAGCCATTGGAATTTGTCGTGTTGTTTTGACCGCAGGCGGCCAATGTAAAAGTTAGTACTAAAGTCAAAACTAACATCAAACTCTTTTTCATTGTTAAGGTTTCCCCCTTGTTTGTTTATAACTTGATTATAGAAACCGATTATCAAACCCATGTATGAGTTTTGTAAACTCTGTGTAAAAAATAATTAATACCCGCCTCTTCCACTTAACGTGAATTAAACGGGTATTAATTATTCTAATTTCGAAATTATTTTTTCATTCATTAAATTAGCTTGCATCAGAGGTGTTGCGAAGGCACATCTTGACCGTCCAACCTCCAAGGATAGCCCCCAAGACGCCAAGCGCACTTACAATCACGACTAAATTATACGATTGCCAGTGAAACAGAAAGCCAATCCCACTCCCCAATGTCGTGCCTGCAAGAAATCCAAGCGCCCTTCCGGCCAGGCTGTTCCATTTCATGAATGTAGCCTCCCTCCAATGTCTCCAAATTTGCCTTAATTACATGGGTTCTGACGGATCGTTGCTTTTCGATAGCAGTCCCTTCAATTCCTTCATAAACATATTAATATCTTTGAACTGTCGATATACCGAAGCAAATCTGACATAAGCAACTTCATCTACCGGATACAGCTGCTCCATAATAAGCTCCCCAATTTCGCGGCTTTCTACCTCAGCATTTGCAGTATGACGAAGAGATCTCTCTGCGGCCGAGACAATGGACTCCAACTGATCCACAGATACGGGCCGCTTCTCGCATGCACGGATCAAACCGCGAAGCAGCTTCTCGCGATTGAACTCCTCGCGACTGCCGTCCTTCTTTATTACGATCAGCGGCATTTCCTCCACCATTTCAAATGTCGTGAACCGGCGGCTACACTTCTCACACTCCCGCCTGCGACGGATAGATCGGTTCTCGTTAGCTGGTCTTGAGTCAAGCACCTTTGTCCCCGAATAATCACAATATGGGCATTTCAAAGTGCTCTTACCCCCTTTTTATTAAGAAATTTGGTTAAGCTACCCCACTGACTATTAGATTTGTTGAACAATACCAATAAATAACTAAAAAAAACGTAATGAAGATGACAAGTTCGGTACATAATACTTTTACCAACCACAAGGAGGTGAACATATCATGGCCCAAAATAATAACTCTTCAAATAACCTAGTGGTTAGACAAGCTTCCGGAGCATTGGAGCAAATGAAATATGAAGTAGCTCAGGAACTTGGCATCTCTTTTCCACAAGACGGATATGCGGGTAACCTGACTTCTTACGAAAACGGATCGATTGGTGGCTACATCACCAAGCGTTTGGTAACGATTGCCGAGCAACAGTTGGCAGGTCAATTCCAATAATTATGACTAACTGATCTCAGAAGCATTGGTTCAGGCCCAGCCTGTCCAATGCTTTTCTATCATGAAAGAAACGACACTCGTTACAGATCATCGTAAACGTCAGAATATTGATCATAGTAATGAGTAACTCTTTGCACATAATGTCTAGTTTCGCCAAAAGGAATATTTTTAACAGATTCAAGCCTTCCGTCCCACTTGCCACTGCGCAGCCAATTACGGACATTCGTCGGCCCTGCATTATATGCCGCAATCATGGCGATTTCGTTCCCCTCAAATTGTTCATAGAGGGACTTCAAGTACCAGGTACCAATCGCAATATTGGCATCACTTTCTTCTTTTACCTTATCTAGGGAGATATCTGGTAGCTTTGATTGTTCGATTACCCATTTGGCTGTTTCCGGCATAATCTGCATAATGCCAAGCGCACCTTTTCTAGATTCAGATCCTGTCTTGTAATTGCTCTCCACCCGGATAATCGCCGCAACCATCAAAGGATCAAGATCATGCTTCTGTGCATGCAGCTTAATTTCCTCTTTATAGTAAATCGGATAAAATACGGCCAGCCACTTGGAGTTAAAAAATAAAATAACGGTAAACCCGAGAAACAACAAAAGCAGTACTCTCTTTTTACGAAGCCACTTCATAAGCCCTTGTTCCGCCAAAAATCTTCAATCTGTAATTCCGTCTTGTCCAATCCGAGGCTATTATCCACCAAAATATCCGCCCTCTCCTTCTTCCTTTCAATGTCTAGCTGGGCTCCTACTCTAGCCTCCGCCTGTTCTAATGTTAGTCCGTCTCTTTGCATCAGCCTCTTAAGCTGCATCTCACGAGGCACATAAACCACCATCACTTGCTCAAACATCGACTCCAGCCCGGATTCATACAGCAGCGGTATGTCCACGACGATGAGACAGCCGGGCTGAGCAGCCTCATAATTAGCCATCCGCATCTTTATTTCCGAACGAATGGCCGGATGGGTAATCTCATTAAGCACCTTACGCTCCTTGGGATTGGAGAAGACGATCTCGCCTAACTTTTTACGATTTAATGTTCCATCCTCTTGAATTATGCCTGCACCAAAACGCTTCCGTACCTCAAGCAGCACCGGATGTCCTGGTTCCATGACCTCTCTGGCGATGACATCAGCATCAATTAATATTGCACCCCGTTCGACTAACATTTGGGAGACCGTGCTTTTACCTGTTGCGATTCCGCCTGTCAGTCCGATATTCATCCATTCACCTCTTTAATACGGATTTGCTCGATTTGCTTCATTCTATGAATGCTATTCGTTAACCTGGCAATTAGGGCAATAGTGAGTGCCCCTTCCGCCGACTACGATTTTCTCGATGGGATGTCCACAATTCATGCATGGCTCATCCTTACGCCCGTAAATTTGCAGCGAGTGCTGGAACATGCCCATTTCACCCTGCCCGTTAACATATGACTTTATCGAGGAGCCACCAGCTTCTACCGCATCGTTCAAAGTTGTGAGAATCGCTTCATGGAGCGAAACCCATTCTCGATCAGACAGTGTATTCGCTGGGCGTTCCGGATGAATCCCCGCCCGAAACAAAGCTTCATCAACATAAATATTTCCAAGCCCTACCACATATTCCTGATTTAGCAGCGCGACTTTGATCTTCGTTGACCGTTTAAACAATATATCCCGAAGCACAGTTGATGTAAATGTCTCTTCCAGCGGCTCAAGCCCAAGCTTCATTAAGGGTTTCTCCTTGAACTCCTCGCCGGGAAGGAACAGATGCATCGTGCCGAATTGCCTGACATCCTTATATCTAAGCTCCGTACCATCGGTAAACCGGAAGATGACATGCGTATGCTTCTCTACTTCATCATTCTGATCATATACCCCATACCGACCTTCCATTCGCAAGTGGGACACCAAAACAAGCTGATCCATAATAATTCTCAAAAATTTCCCACGGCGGCCAACATCTACAATAGTATGACCTGCCAGTTCCATTTCGAATCGTCTAATATCGTCGGGACGCTGGATAATTCGCGGCAGCAACACCTTCACCGATTCAATCGTCTTGCCGACGATGAGACCGGACAACGTGCGCCGCACGGTCTCGACTTCCGGCAGCTCCGGCATATTCTTTCACCTCAAATTTTAACTGTATTGCTCCTTAACTTTTGTGATCGGTAGTGATCAAAAGCGACTTTTTGAACTACCTTCTCAATCAAGGTTCATAACGTCGATTTTCAGCACCGAGAAGGTTGCGTAAACCCGAAGAAGGAGGAGCGGAGTGTAGGAGAAGCCTACATGAGCACCACACTTCGAGGGTGAACGCAAGATTCGACGCCGAAACCACTTCCAGAGTTACTTCGTGATCAAAAGCGACTTTTTGAACTACCTTTTCAATCAAGGTTCATAACGTCGATTTTTAGCACCGAGAAGGTTGCGTAAACCCGAAGAAGGAGGAGCGGAGTGTAGGAGAAGCCTACATGAGCACCACACTTCGAGGGTGAACGCAAGATTCGACGCCGAAACCACTTCCAGAATTACTTCGTGATCAAAAGCGACTTTTTGAACTACCTTTTCAATCAAGGTTCATAAAGTTGCTTTTCAGCACCGAGAAGGTTGCGTAAACCCGAAGAAGGAGGAGCGGAGTGTAGGAGAAGCCTACATGAGCACCACACTTCGAGGGTGAACGCAAGATTCGACGCCGAAACCACTTCCAGAGTTACTTCGTGATCAAAAGCGACTTTTTGAACTACCTTCTCAATCAAGGTTCATAACGTCGATTTTTAGCACCGAGAAGGTTGCGTAAACCCGAAGAAGGAGGAGCGGAGTGTAGGAGAAGCCTACATGAGCACCACACTTCGAGGGTGAACGCAAGATTCGACGCCGAAACCACTTCCAGAATTACTTCGTGATCAAAAGCGACTTTTTGAACTACCTCTTATTATTTGGCTTCATACCAGTTGATTCCGCTGCTAACCTCCGCCTTCAAAGGCACCGACAGCTTCAACGCCTTCTCCATCGTTTCCGGCACAAGCTTATTCATCGTCTCCAATTCCTCCGGCGGCACCTCAAATACCAGCTCATCATGTACCTGCAGCAGCATCCGGCTCTTCAGTCCATGCTTTCGCATCACCTCGTCCATCATGACCATAGCGAGCTTAATAATATCCGCAGCAGTGCCTTGAATCGGCGTATTCATCGCCGTACGCTCCGCAAATGAACGCAGATTAAAATTGGAGGCGTTAATTTCCGGTAAGTAGCGTCTGCGTTCAAGCAGCGTAGTCACATAGCCATCGCGCTTCGCCTCCTGAACGATTTCATCCATATAACGGCGCACCCCTTGGAATGCCTCAAAATATTGCTCAATAAAATGTGCGGCTTCCTTCCGAGTAATATGCAGGTTCTGAGACAATCCATAATCACTGATGCCGTAAACAATTCCAAAGTTGACTGCCTTTGCGGAACGGCGCATATTGGCATCTACTTGGTCTTGGGTTACACCAAACACGTCCATCGCCGTTTTCGTATGGATGTCCATATCATGCAGGAATGCTTCCTGCAAGCCCTTATCATCGGAAATATGCGCGAGAACCCGCAGTTCAATCTGCGAATAGTCCGCAGCAAGAATATGCCAGCCCTCTTCCGAAGGCACGAATACCTGTCGAATTTTTCGTCCTTCTTCAAGACGGATTGGAATGTTCTGCAAATTCGGAAATTGACTGCTAAGTCTTCCGGTCGCCGCGATCGTCTGCCGATAGTACGTATGAACTTTCCCGGTGTCTGGACGAATCTCCTTGAGTAATCCTTCTACATAAGTCGATTTCAGCTTGGCCAACTGACGATACTCCAATATAAATTGAACAATCTCATGATATGGGGCCAGCTTATCCAGTACTTCAGCATCAGTGGAGTATCCCGTTTTCGTCTTCTTCACGACTGGAAGCTCCAGCTTATCAAATAAAACTTCACCCAATTGCTTGGGAGAGTTCAAATTGAACTCCAGACCAGCAAGTTCATAAATCCGGGTCTCCAGCTTCTCAATCTGCGCTTCAAATTCCCTGCCCAGCTCAGCCAGCGCCTCACGGTTAACAGCAATGCCTTGCTTCTCCATATCTGCCAAAATACGCGACAGTGGCATTTCCAACTCGTAAAAAAGGCGATTCATTTCATTCTTCTTCAGCTCTTCCTTCTGGAGCGGAATCAGGCGCAGCATTGCCAGCCCTTTACGAGCTAAATGACGACTAAGTGTCTCCTGATCTGGAATTTTGAATTTTGCCCCTTTTCCATATACCTCATCATCCGATGGCACAGACGGCAGTTTATATTTG comes from the Paenibacillus lentus genome and includes:
- the nrdR gene encoding transcriptional regulator NrdR produces the protein MKCPYCDYSGTKVLDSRPANENRSIRRRRECEKCSRRFTTFEMVEEMPLIVIKKDGSREEFNREKLLRGLIRACEKRPVSVDQLESIVSAAERSLRHTANAEVESREIGELIMEQLYPVDEVAYVRFASVYRQFKDINMFMKELKGLLSKSNDPSEPM
- the pstC gene encoding phosphate ABC transporter permease subunit PstC; this translates as MARTGRRQKPKQHLIEEWTGKIFTSLCIVFLVVTIFSIVYFVATKGLSTFLKDGISFAEIFGSKEWKPDGEPPLFGALPFIIGSFSTSLLAALISAPLGICAALFMIEIMPKIGRKYLQPVIELLAGIPSVVYGFVGLSVVVPFYRDVFPGQGLGIAAGATVLSIMILPTITSIATDALAALPSGLKEGSYALGATRWQTLYRTVLPTTLPALMTGVVLGMARAFGEALAVQMVIGNAPHIPGSLFESTSTLTSVITLSMGNTVMGTMQNNVLWTLALILMMMTFVFVFVVRWLEGRANR
- the mutM gene encoding DNA-formamidopyrimidine glycosylase, whose protein sequence is MPELPEVETVRRTLSGLIVGKTIESVKVLLPRIIQRPDDIRRFEMELAGHTIVDVGRRGKFLRIIMDQLVLVSHLRMEGRYGVYDQNDEVEKHTHVIFRFTDGTELRYKDVRQFGTMHLFLPGEEFKEKPLMKLGLEPLEETFTSTVLRDILFKRSTKIKVALLNQEYVVGLGNIYVDEALFRAGIHPERPANTLSDREWVSLHEAILTTLNDAVEAGGSSIKSYVNGQGEMGMFQHSLQIYGRKDEPCMNCGHPIEKIVVGGRGTHYCPNCQVNE
- a CDS encoding lytic transglycosylase domain-containing protein, which gives rise to MKWLRKKRVLLLLFLGFTVILFFNSKWLAVFYPIYYKEEIKLHAQKHDLDPLMVAAIIRVESNYKTGSESRKGALGIMQIMPETAKWVIEQSKLPDISLDKVKEESDANIAIGTWYLKSLYEQFEGNEIAMIAAYNAGPTNVRNWLRSGKWDGRLESVKNIPFGETRHYVQRVTHYYDQYSDVYDDL
- the polA gene encoding DNA polymerase I is translated as MEKLILIDGNSIIYRAFFAMPPLNNSSGLHTNAVYGFTNMLLRLIQDEKPSHIMVAFDAGKVTFRHEGYEDYKGGREKTPSELTEQFPLTRELLDSFGICWFEQPGYEADDIIGTVSKQAEEAGKEVLVVTGDKDMLQVVSDKVKVALTRKGISEVEPYGPQEIKERYGLIPEQIIDLKGLMGDASDNIPGVPGIGEKTALKLLHQFGSVEEVLARTDELKGKMKENLVQHAEDARLSKRLATIHREVPIDRSFDDMIFRGLKEEKAAPMLRKLEFKSLLERLAFGEGTEASEAADGSVELEEVDVTVVDDTTLTELVKQLPKIEVMYVESHGDNPHQAEVMGLILSTEEQHFFVSNEFLLSEAAKPIREWLADPQHPKAGYDLHRADLALYWQEISFAGAEHDIQLAAYLLDPTDNNQTISGLAAKYKLPSVPSDDEVYGKGAKFKIPDQETLSRHLARKGLAMLRLIPLQKEELKKNEMNRLFYELEMPLSRILADMEKQGIAVNREALAELGREFEAQIEKLETRIYELAGLEFNLNSPKQLGEVLFDKLELPVVKKTKTGYSTDAEVLDKLAPYHEIVQFILEYRQLAKLKSTYVEGLLKEIRPDTGKVHTYYRQTIAATGRLSSQFPNLQNIPIRLEEGRKIRQVFVPSEEGWHILAADYSQIELRVLAHISDDKGLQEAFLHDMDIHTKTAMDVFGVTQDQVDANMRRSAKAVNFGIVYGISDYGLSQNLHITRKEAAHFIEQYFEAFQGVRRYMDEIVQEAKRDGYVTTLLERRRYLPEINASNFNLRSFAERTAMNTPIQGTAADIIKLAMVMMDEVMRKHGLKSRMLLQVHDELVFEVPPEELETMNKLVPETMEKALKLSVPLKAEVSSGINWYEAK
- the pstB gene encoding phosphate ABC transporter ATP-binding protein PstB; the encoded protein is MSNIELSVKDLSVYYGEKQAVKNVSLDFESKQVTALIGPSGCGKSTFLRSLNRMNDLISGAKITGEIWIGNENINDPKTDVVLLRQRIGMVWQKPNPFHKSIYENIAFGPRYHGIKDKKKLDQIVEESLTKAALWDETKDRLHRSALSLSGGQQQRLCIARSIAVNPSIILMDEPASALDPVSTSKIEELIADLKKEYCIIIVTHNMHQAARVSEKTAFFLMGEVVEFDDTDKVFTNPSEKRTDDYISGRFG
- the coaE gene encoding dephospho-CoA kinase (Dephospho-CoA kinase (CoaE) performs the final step in coenzyme A biosynthesis.) gives rise to the protein MNIGLTGGIATGKSTVSQMLVERGAILIDADVIAREVMEPGHPVLLEVRKRFGAGIIQEDGTLNRKKLGEIVFSNPKERKVLNEITHPAIRSEIKMRMANYEAAQPGCLIVVDIPLLYESGLESMFEQVMVVYVPREMQLKRLMQRDGLTLEQAEARVGAQLDIERKKERADILVDNSLGLDKTELQIEDFWRNKGL
- a CDS encoding alpha/beta-type small acid-soluble spore protein; the encoded protein is MAQNNNSSNNLVVRQASGALEQMKYEVAQELGISFPQDGYAGNLTSYENGSIGGYITKRLVTIAEQQLAGQFQ
- a CDS encoding phosphate ABC transporter substrate-binding protein, with product MKKSLMLVLTLVLTFTLAACGQNNTTNSNGSADAPGTTNEGSGNEASSELSGSILAVGSSALQPLVDQASKKFMDQNPKVSIQVQGGGSGTGLTQVSGGQADIGNSDVFAEEKLDAAQAGELVSHQVAVVAMAAVINPEITVDNLTKDQLVGIFTGEITNWSEVGGQDQKIQIVNRPSSSGTRSTFEKYALGTKTGDLKGSIQEESSGNVKKLVKETPGAIGYLALSYLDGSIKSVNYEGVEANVENVANGSYPIWAYQHMYTKGEPNEVVKAFLDYMASDDVQNNDVVELGYIPVSSMQVSRDVDGNITNK
- the pstA gene encoding phosphate ABC transporter permease PstA; protein product: MSAKTADKIATAVIVTLAGFIVLILAGLLGFILVRGLGHISFDFLTSPPETIKEGGGIGPQLFNSLFLLVLTLLITIPLGLGAGIYMSEYAKPGKVTDFIRLIVEVLSSFPSIVVGLFGLLVFVNVFGFGFSLFSGALALTVFNLPLMVRITEQGLNSVPIAQKEASLALGLSKWKTIRSIMLPIAMPIILTGTILAAGRVFGEAAALLFTAGMSSPRLDFTDWNPFSPMSPLNPFRPAETLAVHIWKINSEGLAPDAPEIAAGASAVLIITVLAFNLLARWLGRVMHKKFTATK